Genomic window (Capsicum annuum cultivar UCD-10X-F1 chromosome 10, UCD10Xv1.1, whole genome shotgun sequence):
aaaaaaattaacccaGCTCGGGATCCGATACCCTACAGTCCGTAGGTTGATCGGACCAGGTCAAACCGGACCGGATTTGTTTAGTGGGATGGGTCGGGCGGGGCTGACAGGCTTACTGATTACAAAGTAAAGTGTGTCACATGAATCGGGATAGATGGAATACTTAGGAATTTTTGGGGAGAAAAAACTTTCTTTCTCTTTATACAATATACAACAGCAAAATGTATGCATTTTCCAGAACTTCTACGGTGgaagaataatgataataataagaaataaatatgaagtttcttgcttttaaaaattattacGGTTTGTGGAATAATTAATACCATTTTCATAGGATAAATCAAATTAAGCAAATAGTCTTTCTCTAAATCTACTCTAGTTTCTTGCTTAATTAAGTTCAATTTCTGATTAATTAAGGTACCTATTTTTCTATTGATTGCatcatgaatatattttattctttatcttgcTATAGCATGCAATCTTAATCCAACaggaatatatatataacttgttttcaatgtatatatacataatttgcacaatttaataaaataaatctctAATATATCCAAAACTTGAACTTAACTTGGAGGTTTGCCCACATCTATAAAATAGGAGGTTGAAATAGAGTGattctattataaaatattctTCATGAGAGCTATTAAAATACGCTTAGTCAATCGTTAATATTCAGCACAAAACTAATTAAGATAACCATATGTTACCCAACAATCTTCCTCGTATCCTACTTCTCTTGATCTACGTGTTATACTCATCTTCAATCAGTACCTTTaccttaatttatgtgacactttttatttttaaaaattcaaaaaagctATATAAACTTTAACCAATATTTTATAATAGTAGATACTTCTAGTCACATTGACATGAGAGAAACTACAACTTGTAGTATTTACcgtatattttttttgaaaaaaaaaacacataacgCCAAAACTTATCTAcactaaactacataaaattcttatctttttattaattacctaaaattttcttttttaaaaaaataataaaaaatatccgAATACATccacaaattcataaattttcGGATGCATAATTTTAATTATCTGTCTCCCTTTGATCTAGTTAATGTATTACGTATCTCAACAAATAGTTTTAGAAATGAATGTATTTCATTAATAAAAATTACgtatctcaacttcaaaattatgaATCCGGATGCTAATTATGCATCCGAGCAAAATGGAGTAATTAATCGTTACATGCTtaagttcaaaattatgtatatcaacttcaaacttaagtatctggatgctaattatgtatccaaaaattgcaaaataaagaattatttataatttagcaAAGAGTAGGAAAATAAAGTAATTAGGGTAAACTtgttgggatttatgtaagttttacatatttttttaatatctaaattcTAATTTCAACACATTTAGTTGATCTCATTCAGTTTTAATTCAAACATTAGTTGATTAATgtgtaaataacataaatatcaacccttttggaagtaattacactctctccaactttttaaattactttactctctctccctattaatatgcATAACATAGCcgatatatacatagcattctttGTATATGAtgtgatttttgtaatatgtttagtgAGTTGAgactttttgtaatattgaaaacataagctgtgtatttgtgtaatttttagtcaATTAATTCTCAAAAAACGAGACACATAAATTGGGATTAAGCTAGACGTTATTTCCTTAGGCCCAGAGGCCCAGTCCAAGCCCAATCTAGTCAGCTCATGGGCCGATATGAAAGATATTCTTTGGTATGCCTTCATATGCCATttgatatgtgtgtgtgtgattagGCACAAAAGTAATTTGACTATGtgagaggaaaaaaaagtaattgttgaaaaaatagttttagTATAAAAACATCACCTAGTAGTTCTgtagttaataattttaaaacttcaaTTTTGAATATTTAGCAAATTGTatacaaaataatattatgtcaaacatttttgtgaaatatttctgAACAGAGAGTATATGTGTACTGCATAAATTGTAATAACGGAAGTAAATTTCTTAAAGGTCATATAAAAATCGTGACAAGTAAGCTACTAGGAAAACGATCAAATGTGAAATATAGAGTTAGCGGGTccaaaatgaatataaaaaaaataattaggcgCAATAAAACTCTTGTTTGTGACTTTGTGTGGAGTCGAGGATCGAGTCGAAGATAGTGAATTCAATTTAATTTGAGCTGAGAAAAGAAATTTCTGTGTTTAGGTCCCTACTAAGCTAAGCAGAATTCATAAACTATGCAAAGGCTCTTCGAATACTTTTTTCAAAgttttagcaaaaaaaaaaaaaaaaaaattctcaacccCCTTACAAAGAATTGATGAGTTAAACTACTGGTGTTGGCATAGAAGTCAATCAAGTATGTTAttatattttaccttttattgCCCCTTTTTGCCTTTTTCCTTTCCTAAcacatttttttttcactttaataaaaGTTTTTCCATTCAAGAAtaaattcttctttttcaaaGTATATTATCACAAAGATGAAGCTTTTCTAGCTAGCACTACCTCACTCGAATCTTGATTTCCAACCACCaatcatttaaaatttatgggttctcaattttagtctttttatgttattctgttttaaattaataattattatatatattttttttatagttttttaaaGCAAGCAAtatcaaatttggattaaagcTAACAGGGTAAGTAAAATTATCTATTTGGTCATATTTTTACGTAAACATGAAAGCACGTAAATATTTACATGCACTccttcatttactattttattgattattatctTTCATCAGCATATGCATCGGTTATATATGAATATCATtacacttttctttcatttcactGACCATCAGACCATATTCTTGTAGGTATTTACATGCAATCTTTGTTCAAACGATGTTGGAGTAACTTAATTACTCTAtccgttcatttttacttgtccactttTAATTTGACACAtactttataaaataataaataataagagtaattttattatatcaccctttgaatataataaatttaatactttgaaaaatatattgaataatgaataatattcaataccaaaaataaaatggataaaaatagataaattatccattaattttCTAAACTGGACAAGTATTATTGGACATTTATTTTCAGCAACATAACAAGTAAAAGATAGACGGAAGAAGTATAATTATGTAATTAAAATAGATATGATCAGATAACAGTATGTATGTATAAGTAGTTACTTGTTTGGGATTTTTAATGAAAGTATCGATGTCTTATACCTAATGCATTGTTTGTATCACATAGGTACATCGTACGTGCCTCCCATGATATTTTCCAAAGTACACACCTTTTCCTAAATTCCAACTTTATTGAAGTTTTCAACACGTATCGCCGTTTGAAtcttaattataaattttgaattcgagctctaaaaataaaaattttaattggaagtactttttgtttctttttgatGACCTTATACGATGACGTGAATTTGTATTAATAGAATCACTTGACATAATTATGAATTCGTTGAGTTCGAATACTAtataattgtaatattttttaaaaaagaaacattTGTCAATACTTCCAGCCACACTATCTTGCTTTATGGTTACTTTACCAATCTTCAAAAAGGTTTCATAATTCTTTTTATCTGGCGATTATATCAGATATCAATATTCATTTGAAAAGATTACTTATTGGTAAtaccaaaatgtatcaaaaatatgtCCTTGTAAATgctaaaataattcttttttgttgttgttgtaaaaagAAAAGATGCACATTCCATATTCTTATTAATTAAGAACACATCATTTTCAACATGTGTGTTTGCCTTTTAATTACTCTCATGTTTcctatatatttattataattctgcTTTGTTGTTCAGcaaattaaatttatttgttaTGTTCAAGAAAGGGAAAATTCCCATGTTAGATATCCACCTTGGTGGTTTCATATTAGTTGAACTTAACACTttcaatcattatttttctcttgagaTCTCTGCTGcataaaattctttattttacttcttagcttattctcaatacttttaaaaaaattccaaGTGGAGTACTTTAAGAAGAGCTGAAAATTTGATGAACATATTATTAGCTCTATAATTGTTGAAGGTTTGTTCTCTCCTTTAGTAAGTATTCCaatttctacttttatttatgattttatatatgtgtgtgtcatGTGTTGGTGGGATATAATGTTTTTGGTGATTATATCTGCTTTTGTGAGTGAAAAAATGTGGAATGACAGTTGCATATATGTGGATGAtcaaaaatttgatcaagttaTATAGCTTCTTATTTAACTAACATGGTTATTAATTGTTTACTTAATTATATTCTCAATACGTTCCTTTGTCTACTAGTCTGTTTCTTTTTCATGAGCCAAACAcgaaaaaattctttttgatgaCGGAGACAGTGAGACTAGAACTCAGGACCTCTACCTGCTTCGTCTGATACCGTGTTGAAGCGTGTGACATTGGTTCATGTTACATATATATTGGTTGCACATAGTTTAGTTGATAAGCTGTTCAAACTTTTAGGATATATATATAGTCTTAAGAAGGAATACTCAACTTCTCAGGTTAGCTTTGATCACGAGGAGAGAAGAGCGGACCATTGAAAGTCTCAATTCATATTCCCCCAAGGTAGAGGTAAAGAACCCCCGAGAGTGAAATAGAACATGAAAGCGTAAGCTCCCAAGCAGTGGGAAGAGCCAGGGCTCTGACCGTGTACCTGTTGAAGAATGAACCGGTGACTAGTATGTAACAATCATGCCAGCTTGAAAGACACTTTTTCATTCGGTCTACGAAAAAAGGTTTTtggtaaatttgatatttttggatACTTTGTAGGACCTATTGCAAATATATTGACATATGCACCTTTTCGTGTATAATTGAATTTTGATAATGGCATAATGCAGAATGTTAATGTTTACTGAAGTACTTATCTCAAGTCGATAAAATTTGTTCTTAGATGTATTGTTATGATTAACAGATATTTGTAGGTATGTTTGTGCTTCATCTACAAAGCTAGTTCATTTACTATAGATTTTTGACTTTCATGAACTTTAGAGGACACAATATGAGGGACAGTGGTAACATATCTCAATACAGAAATAGACTGGATCAGACGCTATCGTCTGATGATCTTGTCAATTATGATAAGCTGAAGACCCTTGTCAAGAATCAAATCCTATGCTCCTCGGAGTGTGATCTTCACGGTCAGTTCTAAGTTCAATTTAGTATGTCATCAAACAAATTACTATAAAATCTATAACATCAAATGCATACTCTCTTTTTTGGCAGAATGTAGTGAGACTCTGGTAGATAGAAGAACCAAGGAAGTGGCGAACTTCCTGAGCATGTTGAAGAGTGCATCGGTAACTGATTCCGAGGCATCACATGGTGGTTGGAAAGTAGGCTATCTTTCCCAATGCTTATGTTTCTCTTAAAACTAATTTGACAAGCAGTGGTTGTTGCTTGTAttagtactactactactactactatccggCGCTCCATTTTTCTTGGAAATTTTGGGCTACTAGCGATAAGTGATTCTAGTTCTCTTTCGTTATGACAGGTACAACAGGACACCGAGGAGATCCGTGTTATGTACCGAGAGGGACCAGAAGGCACTCCCTATCACACCCTTCTAGCTGAAGGCTATGTGGATGGCCCATTAGATGTTTGTAAGTtaaatttatgtatgtatatatatatatctccgCCCCCTATGTAGTAGTGGAGAAGATTAATGTAAGAAGAAAACTTCTATTTCAGGTTTTTGCCTCTCTTGGGAAGCAGAACTATACAAAAAGTGGTAAGGTTTTTGTATGTTTGCGACACTTGAACTCAGACCAATATACTTCAAATGCAACAGATGCATGTTCTAACTTCTGCTCACTAATACactatttgaaaattgttttaaaTAAAGAGCAGATAAGGAGATAAAaagtctattttttcttttctttgcttGATCATAAACATCTACTTTTATCGATAAACTCTGAACCTATGCGTCCACCATTGAGAATGAGATAAATTGAAGGAAGTAAGTGAAGAGTTTGAAGTATATAAAGGTTTTTTGGTAGTGGCTGTGTTTTCATATCAGTTGCAGTCTAGGTTTTAAGAGATATCAGATAATTTCGTTCAGCGTTTTGGCACGAAAACTGGAAGTAAGTGAAGAGTTTGAAGTATATAAAGGTTGTTTGGTATTGGCTGTGTTTTCATATCAGTTGCAGTCTAGATTTTAAGAGAGATCAGATAATTTCGTTCAGCGTTCTGGCACGAAAACTGGTACTGGCAGAAATGTTTAATCGATGATTTATCTGAAAAATGATAATTAGAGACTGAATGTTCTTAACTAAGCAACTGTTTATTGGCAACACAAGTGAAACGAATAAATCTTACAGAAAACGAAGATGAAAATTTCATTTCAAGTGATTCGTTTGGTAACAATTGCATTGATGACTAACAATTGTGCCACTTTCTTGTCAGGTGGCCACAAACTATGATTCCAACTTTTAAGGTCGCGGCATCCCAGTGCTTGCAAAAGGTTAGAATTGGTGAACAAATAATTTTAGTAAGGTTGGTCCTCCTATTGTATAACTCGTCACATTCTGATGCTGCTCCTAAATGTACTAATATGTACTTAATTACTTGGAAGAAAGGATGAAGCTTTCAAGGCCATTGTCAGCAAGGGAAGCAGTGGTACATTTATTTGCATTTGAATACTTTCAAGATGGTCTTATAGTTGTGACTGCCAATACGGTAAGCACGTGAAATTCCATGAGGCTTGTTAGTGTTTCTTATTTTCCTTAACTATCCATATGCCCATAATCACATTCCTGTGTCTTTTTCTCCAGATCTCTGACGTAGATAGCGTTGATAGAAGTACGCATGGTTATTCCAAAGATGGGATACCAGACGCACAGGATGTAGTACGAGTTGATCTTCTGGGAGGTTTTGCTCTACAAAAAGTTACTGATAATAGGAGCTACTTCAGGTAACACACACTCTTCATATATCCAAATGCTAGTGAGGAGAGATTGAGAACATTCTTACCAACCGAGCTATACTAATTCACCTGTTGATAACTTGCCTATGTGAGATCCACATAGGCAGTTCAACCTCAGATGAAAGAATAGAATTGTGGTCAGTTGTCAGCGGAAAAGTAGTCAAATTTTGAGAACCGTTTGGACTGATCAAAGTGGATCAGAGGATTCATAAAGTTGACCGTAACTAGCTTAAGACTGATGCGTAGTTGATTGATTGTTATAGAATGAACCCATCCATCCGGCTTAAGGAACAGATATGCAAGCGGAATATAATGTGGTCAGAATAAGATTAGATTTAAGTTGTAAATGAGCTAAAGACTGCCACTTTTTACTAtcaattttgattttcttcaacTTTATAATTTGCAGGATGATAGGAAATTTGGATATTAAACTGGATTTTATACCTCCAGCATTAATTAATTTCGTCTCAAGGCAGCTCATAGGTGGTGGTTTCAAGCTTTATAAAAAGGTTAACTTAGAGATAGTCCTGTTTTACActtaaagttgataaaaaaaaaacaatatctaATGCTCCTACAAGTAATTCACTATGGTTATTGCAGCAAGTAGCTTCAGCTGCTAAAGGTGATGAAGATTTCAGTAAGGCTCTGAAGGATCCACTGTATGCTCGAATACATGAGTCTCTTTACTCCGATAAAGTACCTAATGGTGATATAGCTTTAGAATTACAAAACTTGAAGAAAAATGCAGTTCCTCTTGATGAAGAAACTAGAACAAACAGTAACGAAATATGTCCTGAGCAAAAGGTTCATAGTGAAATCGAGGAGATTGAAGATGAAGCCTGTGAAAAGATCGAACATCAAAATCAGGATGAAAGGAACATACATGATTGTCCAGTCAATCAACTTGTACCGAAGCTCAGCAAGAACGAGAATGTTGGTATTATCCCTGAGGTCAAACAAGCTTTAGGAACTTTGGATAAGGCTATTTCTATCATAAGGGAATGTAGATGTAACATGGAAACTAGGACAGTTCCCGGCAGCACTGTAATGTCAGTAGACGCGGAGAAAGACAGTCTACAAGATTCAAAATCATCAGAAGCTGATAAGGATGGGAGAAACATTGGAGATTTTGGTGAAATACACAAACAGGAATTTAGAGAAGCAACCTTTTATGAACACAGAAATAGCTCTTGTTCCAGGTAAAATTTGTTTGCTAAATAGCTGGCTTCTATTGATGATTACAGATGCATAATGTGAACCTTGATTATTCTTCATAAAATGGTTCAAATTGCAACTTACTGGTTTCAGTAACTTGCCTAAATTTTGCCAAATGAGCAGATAGAAATTGCAAAAAATCATTTTATCCTTAGGATGCTTGAATTCATTATAAAAGGAAATCTTAGAAGTGAAGATTGCTGAATCTCAAAATATAGTTAAAATCTATGTTGTTCGGACTTTCAAGAATGTTTACAAGCgtgtgttggatcctccaaaagtagcaCATTTTTTAAGGATCCGGCTTAGGTGCAGCAGCATTTTCAGAAagtctgagcaacataggttAAAATGGCACCCTAATATGTATTGTTTTGGATCATATGCTAAGTAATTACCGAGAAAATTCCTATTCTGCTAAATAATTTCCTCTCTAACCGAGAAAATCCCTATGCTAACTTCTTAAGTATAACTTTTTTCAGGCGCACAAGTTCTAGTTTGTGCACAAGGGAAGCACCCCATAACAAGATTGCTCCAGCATCCCCTGATGTTTATGCTGCAATTACTAGTGGTGAGGCACATCACATTGATCTATGCTCTCCGACAGATCTAGAAACGACAGGGAAAACAATGGAGAAGATATTGAAGGAAGACAATGTGACGGTTGCCAATGAGGATGACATCCATGAGAAGAAGCTCGGTGAAAGAAAAACTAGAAAACTACCGAGATATTGCTGCTTGTACTTTCTCTCCGGGCAGGTTGTGGCTTAACAGTGAGCAACTAACAATACAATAGGTGAAGAATGTAAAACAATTTTACTGTTGCTCGAGTAGTAATTCGTTtagttttcattttcttttctacaACATAAGTATATGAAGCATAAATGTGAGAATTTCATTTAAGTTTAGCTGCAAATATGAAATTTAGTTGCAAAACCTGTTGTAAACTATTCTTAATACGATTATTCTCTGCTCCCAAGTCATTTGACACTGTATCTTCCATCTTCACAACTGGATTTACTGAAGTTTGCCTATGTACACGCTTGCTGAGTGTGATCTCCAGGCATAGTTTGATTTGTTGCTTGAACTGAAGAATAATTGGTACAGCGTTCTCATGTTATGCTACAGTGAATTTTGATGACAGATTTTGTAACTGGCATTGGAGCAAGACGAGGAACAGAATTTTCTTTTAGGGGCACTAGTGATCTCATCTCATGTTCTACTCCAGATGATTTCGGTTTAGATCTATCATCACAGAAGGGTGTGGGGCTGATGTTGGAGCTGAACTTCCTTCCAGTCCTTTGTTTTCTTCAATCGTTATTAAATAGCACTAAGACAAACTTTTATATTTAGCATTATATATAAGATCAACAACCACGCCCTCAATCTCAACCAGTTGGAGTAGGTTATATGAACCTTAAAATAAGCATTCTACTCCATTTGAACCAGCTCCAATCCAATGCCCAGTGATTACTTTCCGACCCAATGGCTAGTGAAAGTTCAGGAGGTGGCCATTAAGTCAAAACAAAACCTTGATCAATTGATGTTGTGTTTTATGCAGATTGCAAGCAGTCAAATTACAGTGCTCCTCCGCTACTTGGGCTCAGACAGGCAATATGAGCTCAAATCAGATGTACACTCTCAAAATTCTTGTAAAAAGCTCACaaaataaacaaagtacataAAAAGCAACTTGTAGAACTTCTGTTCAGGCTATCAGAATTTCCTGTTTTACTAATTACTTTCTGGTGAATTTTCTTCTGTAGTTAAAATATAGCTTATGTCCTATTTAAGCAGCTCTTGCTATTTGGTTCACATTAAAGAGGAACACAACTGAGCTTAGAACTAATTTTACATATTCAGGATTATCTGCCCACAGAATTCATTTTGAAGTTTTGTGTCAAACTGTCAATACTAAAGGATACAAGCATAAATAAATgatagaaatatggaacataaaCTATATTCATACTGATATCGGAATCCAAAACTGAAACGATTCAGGAAAACTGTTTCCATCAAAAGAAATTTGCTATAGACAAGTTCTTTCAAGTTTGCGTCAGTTGTTCTTTAGCTGCAGCCTCGCTTCTCATTGGTAACGTTCAGTTTTGCAGGTAAAGGTTATCCTGCTACTTTCTAGCAGCCTCACTTTGTTGAGCAGACCTTGTATGGTAACAGAAGCATCCTTCAATTTGCTCCGTAAACTTTCTTCTTCCTTAGCCCGCTGTCTTCTTTCTTCTAGAAGGATGCGAGCTAGACTTTTACTCCTGCCTCTTTCCTGTTGCCAATGGTGCAAAACCTGTTGTAAATTATTCTTAATACTAATATTCTCTGCTCTCAAGTCATTTGACACAGTATCTTCCATCTTCACAACTGGATTTCCTGAAGTTTTCCAATTTGATGTAGACGCTTGCTGAGTGTGATCTCTAGGCATAGTTTGATTTGTTGCTTGTGCTGAAGAATGACAGGTTGTGTAGCCGACATTGGAGCTAAACGGAGAACAAAAGTTTCTTTTAGGTGCAGAAGTGTTTACTGGAGTTCCATCAGTTTGCCTATTTAATATACACATTTGCTGAGTTATATCGGGTTGTCTATTCAATGTACACGTTGGCTGAGTTAGATCATGATGCCTATTCAATGGACACACTTGCCGAGTTAGATGACGTACGCACTTGCTGATTTTGATCTACATACATAGGCTGGCGTCCTGCNNNNNNNNNNNNNNNNNNNNNNNNNNNNNNNNNNNNNNNNNNNNNNNNNNNNNNNNNNNNNNNNNNNNNNNNNNNNNNNNNNNNNNNNNNNNNNNNNNNNNNNNNNNNNNNNNNNNNNNNNNNNNNNNNNNN
Coding sequences:
- the LOC107854587 gene encoding uncharacterized protein LOC107854587 isoform X1, translated to MNFRGHNMRDSGNISQYRNRLDQTLSSDDLVNYDKLKTLVKNQILCSSECDLHECSETLVDRRTKEVANFLSMLKSASVTDSEASHGGWKVQQDTEEIRVMYREGPEGTPYHTLLAEGYVDGPLDVCFCLSWEAELYKKWWPQTMIPTFKVAASQCLQKVRIGEQIILVRMKLSRPLSAREAVVHLFAFEYFQDGLIVVTANTISDVDSVDRSTHGYSKDGIPDAQDVVRVDLLGGFALQKVTDNRSYFRMIGNLDIKLDFIPPALINFVSRQLIGGGFKLYKKQVASAAKGDEDFSKALKDPLYARIHESLYSDKVPNGDIALELQNLKKNAVPLDEETRTNSNEICPEQKVHSEIEEIEDEACEKIEHQNQDERNIHDCPVNQLVPKLSKNENVGIIPEVKQALGTLDKAISIIRECRCNMETRTVPGSTVMSVDAEKDSLQDSKSSEADKDGRNIGDFGEIHKQEFREATFYEHRNSSCSRRTSSSLCTREAPHNKIAPASPDVYAAITSGEAHHIDLCSPTDLETTGKTMEKILKEDNVTVANEDDIHEKKLGERKTRKLPRYCCLYFLSGQVVA
- the LOC107854587 gene encoding uncharacterized protein LOC107854587 isoform X2, yielding MRDSGNISQYRNRLDQTLSSDDLVNYDKLKTLVKNQILCSSECDLHECSETLVDRRTKEVANFLSMLKSASVTDSEASHGGWKVQQDTEEIRVMYREGPEGTPYHTLLAEGYVDGPLDVCFCLSWEAELYKKWWPQTMIPTFKVAASQCLQKVRIGEQIILVRMKLSRPLSAREAVVHLFAFEYFQDGLIVVTANTISDVDSVDRSTHGYSKDGIPDAQDVVRVDLLGGFALQKVTDNRSYFRMIGNLDIKLDFIPPALINFVSRQLIGGGFKLYKKQVASAAKGDEDFSKALKDPLYARIHESLYSDKVPNGDIALELQNLKKNAVPLDEETRTNSNEICPEQKVHSEIEEIEDEACEKIEHQNQDERNIHDCPVNQLVPKLSKNENVGIIPEVKQALGTLDKAISIIRECRCNMETRTVPGSTVMSVDAEKDSLQDSKSSEADKDGRNIGDFGEIHKQEFREATFYEHRNSSCSRRTSSSLCTREAPHNKIAPASPDVYAAITSGEAHHIDLCSPTDLETTGKTMEKILKEDNVTVANEDDIHEKKLGERKTRKLPRYCCLYFLSGQVVA